The following proteins are co-located in the Fundulus heteroclitus isolate FHET01 unplaced genomic scaffold, MU-UCD_Fhet_4.1 scaffold_425, whole genome shotgun sequence genome:
- the LOC105938110 gene encoding TNF receptor-associated factor 3 has protein sequence MSSGRNANGREVQIPLQQVAPSVVAPLSSTLAITSASHRSANPWSPCDLTPQQSAPAGFQPLHGGFRDHFVEKPEAKYCCEACRRVLCEPRQTECGHRFCQSCINDILSHPNPVCPADMEPLFKDKIFRDVCCHREIMALKVFCRSKANGCQEQMSLQQIPDHLNVCPFFEVPCPLGKCKERVMRKEIPEHLAWKCKHRESTCEFCMTKMPLTDLQKHKETMCPSFPVPCPNHCCSSLLRSELTSHQHDCPKAQVSCLFHRYGCTFKGLNQDMRQHDSTFVAEHLRMMVKGNCLLENKVENVKEELMERCKVLPALSSRLSELESQNEELREKNRQTEQKLATMQKLMSSHSEKLLELEMELRSFRVLREEVETLRGTVENVRTRLSTLEQGGRSGSGSTHTLASLETQLNRHDDMLSVHEIRLADMDLRFQVLETASYNGTLIWKIRDYKRRKQEAVAGKTLSLYSQPFYTGYFGYKMCARVYLNGDGMGKGTHLSLFFVVMKGEYDALLPWPFKQKVTLMLMDQGPSRKHLGDAFKPDPNSSSFRRPTAEMNIASGCPLFVAQSLLETGSYIKDDTIFIKVTVDTSDLPDP, from the exons ATGTCATCAGGGAGAAATGCTAATGGGAGGGAAGTGCAGATACCCCTTCAGCAGGTGGCGCCTTCAGTTGTTGCTCCCCTTTCTTCTACCCTCGCCATCACGTCAGCCTCCCACCGCTCAGCCAATCCCTGGTCTCCGTGCGATCTCACTCCTCAACAAa GTGCTCCTGCAGGCTTCCAGCCTCTTCATGGAGGGTTTAGAGATCATTTCGTTGAAAAGCCTGAGGCCAAATACTGCTGCGAGGCGTGCAGGCGGGTCCTGTGTGAGCCCCGCCAGACTGAGTGTGGACACCGTTTCTGTCAGAGCTGCATCAACGACATCCTCAG TCACCCTAACCCCGTGTGTCCGGCTGACATGGAGCCTCTGTTCAAAGACAAG ATCTTTAGAGATGTGTGTTGCCATCGAGAGATTATGGCGCTGAAAGTCTTCTGTCGGAGTAAAGCTAATGGCTGTCAGGAGCAAATGAGTCTGCAGCAGATACCT GACCACCTGAACGTGTGTCCGTTCTTCGAGGTTCCCTGTCCGCTGGGTAAATGCAAAGAGAGGGTGATGAGAAAGGAGATTCCTGAGCACCTGGCGTGGAAATGTAAACACAGGGAGAGCACTTGTGAATTCTGCATGACCAAGATGCCTTTGACTGACCTACAG AAACACAAAGAGACCATGTGTCCGTCGTTCCCTGTGCCCTGTCCCAACCACTGCTGCTCCTCCCTGCTCCGCAGCGAG cTAACCAGCCACCAGCATGACTGTCCCAAAGCCCAGGTCAGCTGTCTGTTCCACCGCTACGGCTGCACCTTCAAG GGCTTAAATCAAGATATGAGGCAGCATGACTCAACCTTCGTAGCTGAACATCTAAGAATGATGGTCAAAGGGAACTGCTTGTTGGAGAACAAG GTGGAGAACGTGAAGGAAGAGCTGATGGAGAGATGTAAGGTACTTCCTGCTCTCAGCAGCCGACTGTCCGAGTTAGAGAGCCAGAACGAAGAGCTGCGAGAGAAGAACCGACAGACGGAGCAGAAGCTGGCCACCATGCAG AAACTGATGAGCTCGCATTCGGAGAAGCTGCTGGAGTTGGAGATGGAGCTCCGTTCATTTCGGGTGCTGAGAGAAGAGGTGGAGACCTTACGAGGGACGGTGGAGAACGTTCGGACGCGGCTCAGCACCTTGGAGCAGGGCGGACGGAGTGGATCTGGCTCCACTCATACTCTCG CGTCTTTGGAAACCCAGCTCAACCGACACGACGACATGCTGAGTGTCCATGAAATCCGGTTGGCTGACATGGACTTGAGGTTCCAGGTACTGGAGACGGCTAGCTACAACGGGACTCTAATCTGGAAAATCCGCGACTACAAGAGGCGGAAACAGGAAGCCGTGGCAGGAAAAACGCTATCGCTGTACTCGCAGCCATTTTATACCGGATATTTCGGCTACAAGATGTGCGCTCGGGTTTACCTGAATGGAGACGGCATGGGCAAGGGGACACACCTGTCGCTGTTCTTTGTGGTGATGAAGGGCGAGTACGACGCCCTGCTGCCCTGGCCCTTCAAACAGAAG gTGACTTTGATGCTGATGGACCAGGGTCCTTCCAGGAAACACCTGGGGGACGCCTTTAAGCCCGAtccaaacagcagcagcttcagacgTCCCACAGCAGAGATGAACATCGCCTCTGGCTGCCCTCTGTTTGTGGCTCAAAGTCTCCTGGAGACGGGCAGCTACATCAAAGATGATACCATCTTCATCAAG GTGACAGTGGATACATCTGACCTCCCTGACCCATGA